From one Pseudactinotalea sp. HY158 genomic stretch:
- a CDS encoding SgcJ/EcaC family oxidoreductase: MFDERTREAAVRELFGSFCAAWTRGDTVEFGALFTDDADYVSYDGSWAAGRASLQDNHDRLFRGVLAGSAMVGEIESLRFVGDNTAVLVGNASVLMPWRSELPKRRLSRQIVTCIRTTDGWRIAAIQNGRQRPLTVPDPEAMPSKMSRCMTRLARHFGIGRGREISLP, translated from the coding sequence GTGTTTGACGAGCGGACAAGGGAAGCAGCAGTTCGTGAACTCTTCGGGAGCTTCTGCGCTGCATGGACACGAGGCGACACGGTCGAGTTCGGCGCACTGTTCACCGACGACGCCGACTACGTCTCGTACGACGGCAGCTGGGCAGCCGGCCGGGCATCGCTGCAGGACAATCACGACAGATTGTTCCGCGGAGTACTCGCCGGGTCGGCCATGGTCGGCGAGATCGAGTCGCTACGATTCGTCGGCGACAACACCGCGGTGTTAGTCGGCAACGCGTCGGTCCTGATGCCCTGGCGCAGCGAGCTGCCCAAGAGGCGACTGTCCCGGCAGATCGTGACGTGTATCCGCACCACGGATGGCTGGCGCATCGCCGCGATCCAGAACGGTCGGCAGCGCCCACTGACCGTCCCCGACCCGGAGGCGATGCCGTCGAAGATGTCCAGGTGCATGACCAGACTGGCCCGGCACTTCGGGATCGGAAGGGGGCGTG
- a CDS encoding MarR family winged helix-turn-helix transcriptional regulator: MSKSRPVILDELSTAGRELSNAAVLFHAAVSRQMAVSPVEEKTLDLLQREGPLAAGDISARTGLAPASVTGLLDRLQRKGYVSRHKDATDGRRVVAEVEPGLEERFAHLFEPFAQALAGLYAKYTDDQLATILDFLERTARLQSDAARALAEVSADAARANR; encoded by the coding sequence ATGTCGAAGTCAAGGCCGGTGATCCTCGATGAGCTCTCGACTGCCGGACGGGAGCTCAGCAACGCGGCGGTGCTCTTCCATGCGGCCGTGAGTCGTCAGATGGCAGTCAGCCCGGTCGAGGAGAAAACCCTCGACCTGCTCCAACGCGAGGGGCCCCTGGCAGCGGGCGATATCAGTGCGCGAACCGGGTTGGCGCCTGCCTCGGTGACCGGCCTACTCGACCGACTGCAGCGCAAGGGGTACGTGAGTCGGCACAAGGACGCCACAGATGGGAGACGGGTCGTCGCGGAGGTCGAGCCCGGTCTCGAGGAGCGGTTTGCGCACCTGTTCGAGCCCTTCGCCCAAGCACTCGCCGGCCTCTATGCGAAATACACCGACGATCAGCTCGCCACGATCCTCGACTTCCTCGAGCGGACCGCTCGTCTTCAGTCCGATGCGGCTCGCGCGCTGGCCGAGGTGTCCGCCGACGCGGCGCGAGCGAACCGCTGA